In Clarias gariepinus isolate MV-2021 ecotype Netherlands chromosome 9, CGAR_prim_01v2, whole genome shotgun sequence, a single window of DNA contains:
- the golm1 gene encoding Golgi membrane protein 1 isoform X2, with translation MGRNEAEEQIRRQTEQLTLLEAAHQRRQQSAQSIWKQEKESLLLNISSTAKTVQEMKNQMQSLRENLSKVQKELQLCKNSMNTLNKKLTYDMTQCNTQILAQKEECNEKVAAAKLEVQKKYEKQTSAEADVVQPAAEATVSKPVSEALNGNDSTKNTGEHEQTQPDSESKPKTADPLETNEIPQDKAVPATKELLKPELLTTSLLQSQNSTLKSLTKAMEGVMDVKEGDLKNADALLDAAAVTKGKEEDAIEYDNDGEIEKRLSKLKDDKAAAQEFEEEMADYNGDDENEPEFEADKQAQLAEV, from the exons ATGGGCCGGAACGAGGCGGAGGAGCAAATACGCAGGCAAACGGAACAGCTGACTCTCTTGGAGGCAGCTCACCAGAGACGGCAACAAAGCGCCCAGAGCATATGGAAACAAGAGAAG GAGAGTCTACTGTTGAACATCTCTTCCACTGCGAAAACTGTTCAGGAAATGAAAA ACCAGATGCAGAGTCTGCGCGAGAACCTGAGTAAGGTGCAGAAAGAGCTGCAGTTGTGCAAGAACAGCATGAACACACTGAATAAGAAACTCACCTATGACAT GACTCAGTGTAACACGCAGATACTCGCCCAGAAGGAGGAGTGCAACGAGAAGGTCGCAGCAGCCAAACTGGAGGTACAGAAGAAGTACGAAAAGCAAACTTCAGCCGAAGCAGATGTTGTTCAG CCTGCCGCCGAAGCGACTGTCTCTAAACCTGTGTCGGAAGCGCTCAATGGAAACGACTCAACGAAAAACACTGGAGAACATGAGCAGACCCAACCAGATTCAGAATCAAAGCCCAAAACTGCTGACCCTCTAGAAACCAACGAGATACCGCAAGATAAAG CTGTTCCGGCAACAAAGGAATTATTAAAGCCGGAGTTGCTGACCACCTCATTACTGCAAAGTCAGAACAGCACCCTGAAAAGCCTGACCAAAGCCATGGAAGGAGTGATGGACGTTAAAGAAGGTGACTTGAAGAATGCAG ATGCTCTGTTAGACGCTGCAGCAGTCACTAAAGGGAAGGAAGAAGATGCCATAGAGTATGACAATGACGGCGAGATTGAGAAACGTTTATCTAAACTAAAAG ATGATAAAGCGGCTGCACAGGAGTTCGAAGAGGAGATGGCCGACTACAACGGCGATGATGAGAACGAACCCGAGTTTGAAGCTGATAAACAAGCACAGCTCGCCGAGGTCTAA